Proteins encoded by one window of Colletes latitarsis isolate SP2378_abdomen chromosome 5, iyColLati1, whole genome shotgun sequence:
- the LOC143341952 gene encoding uncharacterized protein LOC143341952 isoform X3, with product MDATIERECSALGGLFQQIITDMKNGAPLWEDLISKATKLHSCLRAAILAISAYLETFQKIADAATSARGATKEIGTALTRICLRHKAVETRMKSFTSAIMHCLVLPLQEKLEDWKKSLINLDKEHAKEYKKVRAELKKRSTDTLRLQKKKARKGQHLHGQGQLQGHGIGDIELNRMLESSATVIQEKRLSLEETERRAVRAALLEERGRFCLLARFLKPVLDEEIAMLMELTHLQEVSDQLQRHTASPHHLPPASEQVITDIKGCDVTQWSHATPPSSPSLSLGSRKSSMCSISSLTSSSSGSCKSHPSSSGHPWHRSLSQVSNVSSQINQNTGCTTRPVTTATWPDLQETSVQFDRQNQNTINERPHTISSAYEKGHQRPALSVYTFQAPDNGGCCHSQPASPVSSSSSCSSSNQQARVQLRRNNGSNRPPIPNRCSSLERPTVPVKNEPPGSPRGKPKLPLPAHLAKELATHQLQQPMYVNMHELANLAATRAQEMQLPLPPPPASLTAPGTEKTEVTEKDGGSQTSESSVESSSGYGSQTTIPHSHSLHNQNENAWNVPGAASTLTVRRGSIQQASKPLPPTRRTSTVITATFNNPSSGSNDERTDSTCDEAENLPPPPAFLLEGSSPTASPTPQRSVSVSETVRTLTELRHTPASPSLLRKATGQTQSHNNTSGALQHNAMLQVTRTSVERSCAVIRSTSQERGSTTMQMTTINSGVNIQGQGPGGVGQSFMAVLSAKLINSTTGSNANSGHNTSSSPKSTRKHSIEQQMNKNSKASSGFLETLNAKLAQQQQSMQGNNTTSKSASVRRIMGNRVPIMDPLQVRDSLMDQIRRGTSLRKTSGPINDRSAPKIY from the exons ATGGATGCAACAATCGAGAGAGAGTGCAGTGCTTTGGGTGGTCTCTTTCAACAGATTATAACTGATATGAAG aATGGAGCACCATTATGGGaggatttaatttcaaaagcAACAAAATTACACTCATGCTTAAG GGCTGCTATTTTGGCTATTTCTGCATACCTTGAAACCTTTCAAAAAATTGCTGATGCTGCAACTAGTGCAAGAG GTGCAACAAAAGAAATTGGAACTGCTTTGACTCGGATATGTCTTAGACATAAAGCAGTAGAAACCCGTATGAAATCTTTTACCAG TGCTATTATGCATTGTTTGGTGTTGCCTCTTCAAGAAAAATTAGAAGATTGGAAAAAGTCTTTAATAAATTTAGATAAGGAACATGCCAAAG aatATAAAAAGGTAAGAGCAGAATTGAAAAAACGATCTACAGATACGTTACGATTGCAAAAGAAAAAGGCACGTAAGGGTCAACACTTACATGGACAAGGACAATTACAAGGTCATGGAATTGGAGATATCGAATTAAATAGAATGTTAGAATCTTCTGCTACTGTTATTCAAGAAAAACGCCTAAGTTTAGAAGAAACAGAGAGAAGAGCTGTTCGTGCAGCCTTGCTAGAAGAAAGAGGCAGATTTTGTCTCCTTGCTAGGTTTTTGAAACCCGTGCTT GATGAAGAAATTGCAATGTTAATGGAACTGACACACCTTCAAGAAGTTTCTGATCAATTACAACGACACACCGCATCTCCGCATCATTTACCACCTGCATCAGAACAAGTGATAACAGATATAAAAGGCTGTGACGTTACACAATGGTCACATGCTACGCCTCCTTCGAGTCCTTCTTTATCTCTTGGATCAAGGAAAAGCTCAATGTGTTCGATCAGTTCATTGACCAGTAGCAGTAGTGGTTCTTGCAAAAGCCATCCAAGTTCTTCTGGACATCCTTGGCATAGATCACTTTCTCAG GTATCAAATGTGTCTTCTCAAATTAATCAAAATACTGGTTGTACAACAAGACCCGTAACTACTGCTACTTGGCCTGACTTACAGGAAACATCAGTTCAGTTCGACAGGCAAAATCAGAACACAATCAACGAACGGCCCCATACGATATCTTCTG CTTACGAGAAAGGCCATCAGAGACCTGCTCTCAGCGTTTATACATTCCAAGCTCCAGACAATGGTGGCTGTTGCCACAGTCAACCCGCTTCTCCAGTTTCTTCTTCCTCTTCATGTTCTTCCTCAAATCAACAAGCTAGAGTACAATTGCGTAGGAATAATGGTAGTAATCGTCCTCCGATACCAAACAGATGTTCCAGTTTAGAACGACCAACAGTTCCAGTGAAGAATGAACCTCCTGGAAGTCCTCGAGGCAAACCGAAGTTACCGCTTCCAGCACATTTAGCAAAAG AATTAGCAACTCATCAACTTCAGCAACCAATGTATGTGAACATGCACGAATTAGCAAATTTAGCCGCAACCCGTGCTCAGGAGATGCAGTTGCCGCTACCTCCACCACCCGCTTCACTAACTGCGCCAGGGACTGAGAAG ACTGAAGTTACGGAAAAAGATGGTGGAAGTCAAACGTCAGAGTCTAGCGTAGAATCCAGCAGTGGATATGGAAGTCAAACTACTATACCACATTCTCATTCCCTTCATAATCAAAATGAGAATGCTTGGAACGTACCTGGTGCTGCGTCTACTTTAACGGTTCGCAGAGGATCGATACAACAAGCAAGCAAACCTCTTCCGCCAACAAGACGCACGTCTACTGTTATAACTGCCACATTCAATAATCCATCATCAGGTTCTAATGACGAACGTACCGATAGTACTTGCGACGAAGCTGAAAATCTTCCTCCGCCGCCAGCATTTTTATTAGAAGGTTCTTCGCCCACAGCCAGTCCTACTCCTCAACG ATCTGTCTCGGTGTCAGAAACAGTTAGGACCCTTACAGAATTGCGCCATACCCCTGCTAGCCCTTCTCTTTTACGGAAGGCTACTGGGCAGACACAATCGCATAATAATACGTCTGGCGCGTTACAACATAATGCTATGTTACAAGTTACTCGAACTTCCGTCGAACGTTCATGCGCAGTAATTCGTTCAACTTCCCAAGAACGTGGATCGACTACCATGCAAATGACTACAATCAACTCAGGTGTAAATATTCAAGGGCAAGGCCCAGGAGGAGTAGGTCAGAGCTTTATGGCAGTTCTCAGTGCTAAACTCATTAACAGTACAACAGGTAGCAATGCCAACAGTGGTCACAATACGAGCAGTAGTCCAAAATCTACAAGAAAGCATTCTATTGAACAGCAGatgaataaaaattctaaaGCATCATCCGGTTTtcttgaaactttaaacgctaaGCTGGCGCAACAACAACAGAGCATGCAAGGGAATAATACGACGAGCAAATCGGCAAGCGTGAGACGTATTATGGGCAATCGCGTCCCTATTATGGATCCTTTGCAAGTTAGGGATTCTCTCATGGATCAGATACGAAGGGGAACCTCTTTAAGAAAAACCAGTGGCCCCATTAATGACCGTTCAGCACCTAAAATTTATTGA
- the LOC143341952 gene encoding uncharacterized protein LOC143341952 isoform X4 — MDATIERECSALGGLFQQIITDMKNGAPLWEDLISKATKLHSCLRAAILAISAYLETFQKIADAATSARGATKEIGTALTRICLRHKAVETRMKSFTSAIMHCLVLPLQEKLEDWKKSLINLDKEHAKEYKKVRAELKKRSTDTLRLQKKKARKGQHLHGQGQLQGHGIGDIELNRMLESSATVIQEKRLSLEETERRAVRAALLEERGRFCLLARFLKPVLDEEIAMLMELTHLQEVSDQLQRHTASPHHLPPASEQVITDIKGCDVTQWSHATPPSSPSLSLGSRKSSMCSISSLTSSSSGSCKSHPSSSGHPWHRSLSQETSVQFDRQNQNTINERPHTISSAYEKGHQRPALSVYTFQAPDNGGCCHSQPASPVSSSSSCSSSNQQARVQLRRNNGSNRPPIPNRCSSLERPTVPVKNEPPGSPRGKPKLPLPAHLAKELATHQLQQPMYVNMHELANLAATRAQEMQLPLPPPPASLTAPGTEKTEVTEKDGGSQTSESSVESSSGYGSQTTIPHSHSLHNQNENAWNVPGAASTLTVRRGSIQQASKPLPPTRRTSTVITATFNNPSSGSNDERTDSTCDEAENLPPPPAFLLEGSSPTASPTPQRSVSVSETVRTLTELRHTPASPSLLRKATGQTQSHNNTSGALQHNAMLQVTRTSVERSCAVIRSTSQERGSTTMQMTTINSGVNIQGQGPGGVGQSFMAVLSAKLINSTTGSNANSGHNTSSSPKSTRKHSIEQQMNKNSKASSGFLETLNAKLAQQQQSMQGNNTTSKSASVRRIMGNRVPIMDPLQVRDSLMDQIRRGTSLRKTSGPINDRSAPKIY; from the exons ATGGATGCAACAATCGAGAGAGAGTGCAGTGCTTTGGGTGGTCTCTTTCAACAGATTATAACTGATATGAAG aATGGAGCACCATTATGGGaggatttaatttcaaaagcAACAAAATTACACTCATGCTTAAG GGCTGCTATTTTGGCTATTTCTGCATACCTTGAAACCTTTCAAAAAATTGCTGATGCTGCAACTAGTGCAAGAG GTGCAACAAAAGAAATTGGAACTGCTTTGACTCGGATATGTCTTAGACATAAAGCAGTAGAAACCCGTATGAAATCTTTTACCAG TGCTATTATGCATTGTTTGGTGTTGCCTCTTCAAGAAAAATTAGAAGATTGGAAAAAGTCTTTAATAAATTTAGATAAGGAACATGCCAAAG aatATAAAAAGGTAAGAGCAGAATTGAAAAAACGATCTACAGATACGTTACGATTGCAAAAGAAAAAGGCACGTAAGGGTCAACACTTACATGGACAAGGACAATTACAAGGTCATGGAATTGGAGATATCGAATTAAATAGAATGTTAGAATCTTCTGCTACTGTTATTCAAGAAAAACGCCTAAGTTTAGAAGAAACAGAGAGAAGAGCTGTTCGTGCAGCCTTGCTAGAAGAAAGAGGCAGATTTTGTCTCCTTGCTAGGTTTTTGAAACCCGTGCTT GATGAAGAAATTGCAATGTTAATGGAACTGACACACCTTCAAGAAGTTTCTGATCAATTACAACGACACACCGCATCTCCGCATCATTTACCACCTGCATCAGAACAAGTGATAACAGATATAAAAGGCTGTGACGTTACACAATGGTCACATGCTACGCCTCCTTCGAGTCCTTCTTTATCTCTTGGATCAAGGAAAAGCTCAATGTGTTCGATCAGTTCATTGACCAGTAGCAGTAGTGGTTCTTGCAAAAGCCATCCAAGTTCTTCTGGACATCCTTGGCATAGATCACTTTCTCAG GAAACATCAGTTCAGTTCGACAGGCAAAATCAGAACACAATCAACGAACGGCCCCATACGATATCTTCTG CTTACGAGAAAGGCCATCAGAGACCTGCTCTCAGCGTTTATACATTCCAAGCTCCAGACAATGGTGGCTGTTGCCACAGTCAACCCGCTTCTCCAGTTTCTTCTTCCTCTTCATGTTCTTCCTCAAATCAACAAGCTAGAGTACAATTGCGTAGGAATAATGGTAGTAATCGTCCTCCGATACCAAACAGATGTTCCAGTTTAGAACGACCAACAGTTCCAGTGAAGAATGAACCTCCTGGAAGTCCTCGAGGCAAACCGAAGTTACCGCTTCCAGCACATTTAGCAAAAG AATTAGCAACTCATCAACTTCAGCAACCAATGTATGTGAACATGCACGAATTAGCAAATTTAGCCGCAACCCGTGCTCAGGAGATGCAGTTGCCGCTACCTCCACCACCCGCTTCACTAACTGCGCCAGGGACTGAGAAG ACTGAAGTTACGGAAAAAGATGGTGGAAGTCAAACGTCAGAGTCTAGCGTAGAATCCAGCAGTGGATATGGAAGTCAAACTACTATACCACATTCTCATTCCCTTCATAATCAAAATGAGAATGCTTGGAACGTACCTGGTGCTGCGTCTACTTTAACGGTTCGCAGAGGATCGATACAACAAGCAAGCAAACCTCTTCCGCCAACAAGACGCACGTCTACTGTTATAACTGCCACATTCAATAATCCATCATCAGGTTCTAATGACGAACGTACCGATAGTACTTGCGACGAAGCTGAAAATCTTCCTCCGCCGCCAGCATTTTTATTAGAAGGTTCTTCGCCCACAGCCAGTCCTACTCCTCAACG ATCTGTCTCGGTGTCAGAAACAGTTAGGACCCTTACAGAATTGCGCCATACCCCTGCTAGCCCTTCTCTTTTACGGAAGGCTACTGGGCAGACACAATCGCATAATAATACGTCTGGCGCGTTACAACATAATGCTATGTTACAAGTTACTCGAACTTCCGTCGAACGTTCATGCGCAGTAATTCGTTCAACTTCCCAAGAACGTGGATCGACTACCATGCAAATGACTACAATCAACTCAGGTGTAAATATTCAAGGGCAAGGCCCAGGAGGAGTAGGTCAGAGCTTTATGGCAGTTCTCAGTGCTAAACTCATTAACAGTACAACAGGTAGCAATGCCAACAGTGGTCACAATACGAGCAGTAGTCCAAAATCTACAAGAAAGCATTCTATTGAACAGCAGatgaataaaaattctaaaGCATCATCCGGTTTtcttgaaactttaaacgctaaGCTGGCGCAACAACAACAGAGCATGCAAGGGAATAATACGACGAGCAAATCGGCAAGCGTGAGACGTATTATGGGCAATCGCGTCCCTATTATGGATCCTTTGCAAGTTAGGGATTCTCTCATGGATCAGATACGAAGGGGAACCTCTTTAAGAAAAACCAGTGGCCCCATTAATGACCGTTCAGCACCTAAAATTTATTGA
- the LOC143341952 gene encoding uncharacterized protein LOC143341952 isoform X1: MDATIERECSALGGLFQQIITDMKNGAPLWEDLISKATKLHSCLRAAILAISAYLETFQKIADAATSARGATKEIGTALTRICLRHKAVETRMKSFTSAIMHCLVLPLQEKLEDWKKSLINLDKEHAKEYKKVRAELKKRSTDTLRLQKKKARKGQHLHGQGQLQGHGIGDIELNRMLESSATVIQEKRLSLEETERRAVRAALLEERGRFCLLARFLKPVLDEEIAMLMELTHLQEVSDQLQRHTASPHHLPPASEQVITDIKGCDVTQWSHATPPSSPSLSLGSRKSSMCSISSLTSSSSGSCKSHPSSSGHPWHRSLSQSVGVRPSSISGMMTLRHLANGSSRDSGFTSQDTLYTQPISEHQVSNVSSQINQNTGCTTRPVTTATWPDLQETSVQFDRQNQNTINERPHTISSAYEKGHQRPALSVYTFQAPDNGGCCHSQPASPVSSSSSCSSSNQQARVQLRRNNGSNRPPIPNRCSSLERPTVPVKNEPPGSPRGKPKLPLPAHLAKELATHQLQQPMYVNMHELANLAATRAQEMQLPLPPPPASLTAPGTEKTEVTEKDGGSQTSESSVESSSGYGSQTTIPHSHSLHNQNENAWNVPGAASTLTVRRGSIQQASKPLPPTRRTSTVITATFNNPSSGSNDERTDSTCDEAENLPPPPAFLLEGSSPTASPTPQRSVSVSETVRTLTELRHTPASPSLLRKATGQTQSHNNTSGALQHNAMLQVTRTSVERSCAVIRSTSQERGSTTMQMTTINSGVNIQGQGPGGVGQSFMAVLSAKLINSTTGSNANSGHNTSSSPKSTRKHSIEQQMNKNSKASSGFLETLNAKLAQQQQSMQGNNTTSKSASVRRIMGNRVPIMDPLQVRDSLMDQIRRGTSLRKTSGPINDRSAPKIY, encoded by the exons ATGGATGCAACAATCGAGAGAGAGTGCAGTGCTTTGGGTGGTCTCTTTCAACAGATTATAACTGATATGAAG aATGGAGCACCATTATGGGaggatttaatttcaaaagcAACAAAATTACACTCATGCTTAAG GGCTGCTATTTTGGCTATTTCTGCATACCTTGAAACCTTTCAAAAAATTGCTGATGCTGCAACTAGTGCAAGAG GTGCAACAAAAGAAATTGGAACTGCTTTGACTCGGATATGTCTTAGACATAAAGCAGTAGAAACCCGTATGAAATCTTTTACCAG TGCTATTATGCATTGTTTGGTGTTGCCTCTTCAAGAAAAATTAGAAGATTGGAAAAAGTCTTTAATAAATTTAGATAAGGAACATGCCAAAG aatATAAAAAGGTAAGAGCAGAATTGAAAAAACGATCTACAGATACGTTACGATTGCAAAAGAAAAAGGCACGTAAGGGTCAACACTTACATGGACAAGGACAATTACAAGGTCATGGAATTGGAGATATCGAATTAAATAGAATGTTAGAATCTTCTGCTACTGTTATTCAAGAAAAACGCCTAAGTTTAGAAGAAACAGAGAGAAGAGCTGTTCGTGCAGCCTTGCTAGAAGAAAGAGGCAGATTTTGTCTCCTTGCTAGGTTTTTGAAACCCGTGCTT GATGAAGAAATTGCAATGTTAATGGAACTGACACACCTTCAAGAAGTTTCTGATCAATTACAACGACACACCGCATCTCCGCATCATTTACCACCTGCATCAGAACAAGTGATAACAGATATAAAAGGCTGTGACGTTACACAATGGTCACATGCTACGCCTCCTTCGAGTCCTTCTTTATCTCTTGGATCAAGGAAAAGCTCAATGTGTTCGATCAGTTCATTGACCAGTAGCAGTAGTGGTTCTTGCAAAAGCCATCCAAGTTCTTCTGGACATCCTTGGCATAGATCACTTTCTCAG TCTGTCGGTGTCAGGCCCTCCAGCATCAGTGGTATGATGACGCTGCGCCACTTGGCAAACGGTAGTTCCCGTGACTCTGGCTTCACTTCTCAGGATACATTGTATACACAACCAATTTCCGAACATCAG GTATCAAATGTGTCTTCTCAAATTAATCAAAATACTGGTTGTACAACAAGACCCGTAACTACTGCTACTTGGCCTGACTTACAGGAAACATCAGTTCAGTTCGACAGGCAAAATCAGAACACAATCAACGAACGGCCCCATACGATATCTTCTG CTTACGAGAAAGGCCATCAGAGACCTGCTCTCAGCGTTTATACATTCCAAGCTCCAGACAATGGTGGCTGTTGCCACAGTCAACCCGCTTCTCCAGTTTCTTCTTCCTCTTCATGTTCTTCCTCAAATCAACAAGCTAGAGTACAATTGCGTAGGAATAATGGTAGTAATCGTCCTCCGATACCAAACAGATGTTCCAGTTTAGAACGACCAACAGTTCCAGTGAAGAATGAACCTCCTGGAAGTCCTCGAGGCAAACCGAAGTTACCGCTTCCAGCACATTTAGCAAAAG AATTAGCAACTCATCAACTTCAGCAACCAATGTATGTGAACATGCACGAATTAGCAAATTTAGCCGCAACCCGTGCTCAGGAGATGCAGTTGCCGCTACCTCCACCACCCGCTTCACTAACTGCGCCAGGGACTGAGAAG ACTGAAGTTACGGAAAAAGATGGTGGAAGTCAAACGTCAGAGTCTAGCGTAGAATCCAGCAGTGGATATGGAAGTCAAACTACTATACCACATTCTCATTCCCTTCATAATCAAAATGAGAATGCTTGGAACGTACCTGGTGCTGCGTCTACTTTAACGGTTCGCAGAGGATCGATACAACAAGCAAGCAAACCTCTTCCGCCAACAAGACGCACGTCTACTGTTATAACTGCCACATTCAATAATCCATCATCAGGTTCTAATGACGAACGTACCGATAGTACTTGCGACGAAGCTGAAAATCTTCCTCCGCCGCCAGCATTTTTATTAGAAGGTTCTTCGCCCACAGCCAGTCCTACTCCTCAACG ATCTGTCTCGGTGTCAGAAACAGTTAGGACCCTTACAGAATTGCGCCATACCCCTGCTAGCCCTTCTCTTTTACGGAAGGCTACTGGGCAGACACAATCGCATAATAATACGTCTGGCGCGTTACAACATAATGCTATGTTACAAGTTACTCGAACTTCCGTCGAACGTTCATGCGCAGTAATTCGTTCAACTTCCCAAGAACGTGGATCGACTACCATGCAAATGACTACAATCAACTCAGGTGTAAATATTCAAGGGCAAGGCCCAGGAGGAGTAGGTCAGAGCTTTATGGCAGTTCTCAGTGCTAAACTCATTAACAGTACAACAGGTAGCAATGCCAACAGTGGTCACAATACGAGCAGTAGTCCAAAATCTACAAGAAAGCATTCTATTGAACAGCAGatgaataaaaattctaaaGCATCATCCGGTTTtcttgaaactttaaacgctaaGCTGGCGCAACAACAACAGAGCATGCAAGGGAATAATACGACGAGCAAATCGGCAAGCGTGAGACGTATTATGGGCAATCGCGTCCCTATTATGGATCCTTTGCAAGTTAGGGATTCTCTCATGGATCAGATACGAAGGGGAACCTCTTTAAGAAAAACCAGTGGCCCCATTAATGACCGTTCAGCACCTAAAATTTATTGA
- the LOC143341952 gene encoding uncharacterized protein LOC143341952 isoform X2, translating to MDATIERECSALGGLFQQIITDMKNGAPLWEDLISKATKLHSCLRAAILAISAYLETFQKIADAATSARGATKEIGTALTRICLRHKAVETRMKSFTSAIMHCLVLPLQEKLEDWKKSLINLDKEHAKEYKKVRAELKKRSTDTLRLQKKKARKGQHLHGQGQLQGHGIGDIELNRMLESSATVIQEKRLSLEETERRAVRAALLEERGRFCLLARFLKPVLDEEIAMLMELTHLQEVSDQLQRHTASPHHLPPASEQVITDIKGCDVTQWSHATPPSSPSLSLGSRKSSMCSISSLTSSSSGSCKSHPSSSGHPWHRSLSQSVGVRPSSISGMMTLRHLANGSSRDSGFTSQDTLYTQPISEHQETSVQFDRQNQNTINERPHTISSAYEKGHQRPALSVYTFQAPDNGGCCHSQPASPVSSSSSCSSSNQQARVQLRRNNGSNRPPIPNRCSSLERPTVPVKNEPPGSPRGKPKLPLPAHLAKELATHQLQQPMYVNMHELANLAATRAQEMQLPLPPPPASLTAPGTEKTEVTEKDGGSQTSESSVESSSGYGSQTTIPHSHSLHNQNENAWNVPGAASTLTVRRGSIQQASKPLPPTRRTSTVITATFNNPSSGSNDERTDSTCDEAENLPPPPAFLLEGSSPTASPTPQRSVSVSETVRTLTELRHTPASPSLLRKATGQTQSHNNTSGALQHNAMLQVTRTSVERSCAVIRSTSQERGSTTMQMTTINSGVNIQGQGPGGVGQSFMAVLSAKLINSTTGSNANSGHNTSSSPKSTRKHSIEQQMNKNSKASSGFLETLNAKLAQQQQSMQGNNTTSKSASVRRIMGNRVPIMDPLQVRDSLMDQIRRGTSLRKTSGPINDRSAPKIY from the exons ATGGATGCAACAATCGAGAGAGAGTGCAGTGCTTTGGGTGGTCTCTTTCAACAGATTATAACTGATATGAAG aATGGAGCACCATTATGGGaggatttaatttcaaaagcAACAAAATTACACTCATGCTTAAG GGCTGCTATTTTGGCTATTTCTGCATACCTTGAAACCTTTCAAAAAATTGCTGATGCTGCAACTAGTGCAAGAG GTGCAACAAAAGAAATTGGAACTGCTTTGACTCGGATATGTCTTAGACATAAAGCAGTAGAAACCCGTATGAAATCTTTTACCAG TGCTATTATGCATTGTTTGGTGTTGCCTCTTCAAGAAAAATTAGAAGATTGGAAAAAGTCTTTAATAAATTTAGATAAGGAACATGCCAAAG aatATAAAAAGGTAAGAGCAGAATTGAAAAAACGATCTACAGATACGTTACGATTGCAAAAGAAAAAGGCACGTAAGGGTCAACACTTACATGGACAAGGACAATTACAAGGTCATGGAATTGGAGATATCGAATTAAATAGAATGTTAGAATCTTCTGCTACTGTTATTCAAGAAAAACGCCTAAGTTTAGAAGAAACAGAGAGAAGAGCTGTTCGTGCAGCCTTGCTAGAAGAAAGAGGCAGATTTTGTCTCCTTGCTAGGTTTTTGAAACCCGTGCTT GATGAAGAAATTGCAATGTTAATGGAACTGACACACCTTCAAGAAGTTTCTGATCAATTACAACGACACACCGCATCTCCGCATCATTTACCACCTGCATCAGAACAAGTGATAACAGATATAAAAGGCTGTGACGTTACACAATGGTCACATGCTACGCCTCCTTCGAGTCCTTCTTTATCTCTTGGATCAAGGAAAAGCTCAATGTGTTCGATCAGTTCATTGACCAGTAGCAGTAGTGGTTCTTGCAAAAGCCATCCAAGTTCTTCTGGACATCCTTGGCATAGATCACTTTCTCAG TCTGTCGGTGTCAGGCCCTCCAGCATCAGTGGTATGATGACGCTGCGCCACTTGGCAAACGGTAGTTCCCGTGACTCTGGCTTCACTTCTCAGGATACATTGTATACACAACCAATTTCCGAACATCAG GAAACATCAGTTCAGTTCGACAGGCAAAATCAGAACACAATCAACGAACGGCCCCATACGATATCTTCTG CTTACGAGAAAGGCCATCAGAGACCTGCTCTCAGCGTTTATACATTCCAAGCTCCAGACAATGGTGGCTGTTGCCACAGTCAACCCGCTTCTCCAGTTTCTTCTTCCTCTTCATGTTCTTCCTCAAATCAACAAGCTAGAGTACAATTGCGTAGGAATAATGGTAGTAATCGTCCTCCGATACCAAACAGATGTTCCAGTTTAGAACGACCAACAGTTCCAGTGAAGAATGAACCTCCTGGAAGTCCTCGAGGCAAACCGAAGTTACCGCTTCCAGCACATTTAGCAAAAG AATTAGCAACTCATCAACTTCAGCAACCAATGTATGTGAACATGCACGAATTAGCAAATTTAGCCGCAACCCGTGCTCAGGAGATGCAGTTGCCGCTACCTCCACCACCCGCTTCACTAACTGCGCCAGGGACTGAGAAG ACTGAAGTTACGGAAAAAGATGGTGGAAGTCAAACGTCAGAGTCTAGCGTAGAATCCAGCAGTGGATATGGAAGTCAAACTACTATACCACATTCTCATTCCCTTCATAATCAAAATGAGAATGCTTGGAACGTACCTGGTGCTGCGTCTACTTTAACGGTTCGCAGAGGATCGATACAACAAGCAAGCAAACCTCTTCCGCCAACAAGACGCACGTCTACTGTTATAACTGCCACATTCAATAATCCATCATCAGGTTCTAATGACGAACGTACCGATAGTACTTGCGACGAAGCTGAAAATCTTCCTCCGCCGCCAGCATTTTTATTAGAAGGTTCTTCGCCCACAGCCAGTCCTACTCCTCAACG ATCTGTCTCGGTGTCAGAAACAGTTAGGACCCTTACAGAATTGCGCCATACCCCTGCTAGCCCTTCTCTTTTACGGAAGGCTACTGGGCAGACACAATCGCATAATAATACGTCTGGCGCGTTACAACATAATGCTATGTTACAAGTTACTCGAACTTCCGTCGAACGTTCATGCGCAGTAATTCGTTCAACTTCCCAAGAACGTGGATCGACTACCATGCAAATGACTACAATCAACTCAGGTGTAAATATTCAAGGGCAAGGCCCAGGAGGAGTAGGTCAGAGCTTTATGGCAGTTCTCAGTGCTAAACTCATTAACAGTACAACAGGTAGCAATGCCAACAGTGGTCACAATACGAGCAGTAGTCCAAAATCTACAAGAAAGCATTCTATTGAACAGCAGatgaataaaaattctaaaGCATCATCCGGTTTtcttgaaactttaaacgctaaGCTGGCGCAACAACAACAGAGCATGCAAGGGAATAATACGACGAGCAAATCGGCAAGCGTGAGACGTATTATGGGCAATCGCGTCCCTATTATGGATCCTTTGCAAGTTAGGGATTCTCTCATGGATCAGATACGAAGGGGAACCTCTTTAAGAAAAACCAGTGGCCCCATTAATGACCGTTCAGCACCTAAAATTTATTGA